GCCTCCCAAAACATTCGAAAAAATCGTAGCAGCCGCTGGCCGGATGGACGGCGTAAAAACGAAACCCGACTGACTGGTTTTGCCGATGTAACGGTCACCCCCACCTTCAGCTTTGATACGGCTGACAAGATTCTGACAATCGGCTCCTGTTTTGCACGGGAGATTGAAAAACGTCTGGCCTCGCTGGGATTTACACTGCCTGCTCTCGACATCGAGATTCCGCAGGAAGAACGGATCCGGCAGACCGCCAATAGCATCCTAAACAAATACACTGTTCATTCGATGGAAAACGAAATCCGCTGGGGATTTGAAGACGTCGGCATCCCCTTTCAAGATTTTTTTCTACGCGGAGGAGAAGACACCTGGCATGACGCGCAGATGGTGCCCAACCTGCCCCCCGTCAGTTTTGAACGGGTAACCGAGCGACGCCGGATGGTGTCAAAATGATGTCTCGGCTCCCAGAATGCCGGATTGTCGTCATTACCCTTGGCCTTGTTGAAGCCTGGTACGACAGCAAGACAGAGATGTTCTTGAATGCCATGCCTCCTGCCTTCGCCATAAAGGAAGAACCCCAGCGCTTTCAGCTGAGAACGTTGGATCTTGATGAAATCGTTGCCTCCCTGGAGCGAATCCATGGGTTGATCACCCGGTACGGGCATCCTGACTTCAAAATGCTGATCACGGTATCTCCGGTTCCGTTCAAGGCCACAATGACCGGAACTGATGCACTGATCGCCAACACCTACGGCAAAAGTGTGCAACGGGCCGCCGCCGAAGTGTTCAATGCACGCCATGACAACGTCAATTACTTCCCCAGCTATGAAATGGTGACCCTGTCCGAGCGGGCGGCGGCATATGAGGCCGACAACATTCACGTCACACGGCCCATGGTCGAACACATTATGGCAACTGTCGTAGCGGCATACGCCCCCAGCGTCAGCCTGTCTAAAGCTGAGGAGCCGCGGCCAGAAAATGATCGAGACCGGGAAAAGTCCAACACCCGCAGTGGCCTGCTGTTGGAAGCCAAACAAAATCTATCCGATGGGAATTTCAGATCTGCCATTACCAATCTGAGCAGTCTGCTCTATCGCTTTTCCAACAAGCTGCGCCCCGCACAGCTTGCCAACGCTCATCTGAAATTGGGTGTTGCCCTG
The DNA window shown above is from Parasedimentitalea marina and carries:
- a CDS encoding GSCFA domain-containing protein, whose amino-acid sequence is MSLFQFSSQEASQNIRKNRSSRWPDGRRKNETRLTGFADVTVTPTFSFDTADKILTIGSCFAREIEKRLASLGFTLPALDIEIPQEERIRQTANSILNKYTVHSMENEIRWGFEDVGIPFQDFFLRGGEDTWHDAQMVPNLPPVSFERVTERRRMVSK
- a CDS encoding GSCFA domain-containing protein gives rise to the protein MMSRLPECRIVVITLGLVEAWYDSKTEMFLNAMPPAFAIKEEPQRFQLRTLDLDEIVASLERIHGLITRYGHPDFKMLITVSPVPFKATMTGTDALIANTYGKSVQRAAAEVFNARHDNVNYFPSYEMVTLSERAAAYEADNIHVTRPMVEHIMATVVAAYAPSVSLSKAEEPRPENDRDREKSNTRSGLLLEAKQNLSDGNFRSAITNLSSLLYRFSNKLRPAQLANAHLKLGVALFRTKQANEAVQQLKIAKTEPRAPQHHILSWLRLGASQAGR